GTTCTTACAGCTAGGGTTACCTGTTGTAGGGGGGTTAAGCTCTGAGTTCTCAAATGTTAAGAAAGCAGCCACCCTTGACTATGACACCATATTGAGTGTCGGCACATCAGTGGGAGCTCGTATAGCTGAAACCAGACAACTTGTCCTGCAGTGTGGTGCAGATGAAGAAGGACGAGACTTTGTTAAGGAGATGAAAGAGTTTTTGGCAGCAGCTGAAGGAGAGATTAAGGTGGTACAAGAAGAGCAGACTAGGGTCATGGAATTTGTAACCAAAACAGCACAGTATTATCAAGCAGGTGGTTTCAAAGACAAACAGCCATTACAGCTGTTTGTCATTGTAAAGGATTTCCTGAATACAGTTGATCAAGCTTGTATAGAAATTGCTCGGAGTTTGCAACATAAGAAACCACCAACTACTGCTGGCTCCTCCTCCTCATcgttatcatcatcatcacctcCTTCATCACCCCCGAGCCCTGATATCTTAAGGACCCGTGTGACATTCCCGCGGTTACCGAAACATTTCTTGTCAGACAGATCGAGTGGAAGTGATTCTGATGATGATAGCTGACAAATACAAGATCAATCTCAAGTCTGACAAGGTTGCAGACTTCCACGTGATGTAAATAGAAGACGAGGAAAGTTACACAAGGTCCTTTTTTTCACTCAATCTGAAAGGGAAAGAAACAAAAGATTGATGATATTGAGTGATTCAGGATTTTTTCATTTGATTTTTTGAACAGGAAATGAGTGATCATTGTATTGTAATGTGATTATATCCCCAACACAACCATCCCCCTCCCCTCTTCCCATGATACAGAATGAAGGAATCAGTCTTAGAATTCTCTAATtgcacaaaagaaaaagaaatatttGATATTCTGTAACTATAGCCCAGCATTTTAGGATATGTATTCACTATGAGATCGAGTTTTAGGTATCAATAAAATTGTGCTAGTTCAGGGCACAGGAGATTGCAGTCGTTGAGAAAACATATTTCCTATATGTTACGGTACATACTTGCATATGTGAGCTAGCTGGGAACCTATGCTGTTTCATCACCAGAATTCTGGTTACATTTCGAACAGACTATGTCCTGATTCTGAAGATTCGAAGTCATAAGCACTTACACTGTTACACACTTACACCAACAAATATGGCTTATTCTTCGGTCTAGTCACTAACTCACTATATTCCCTTGTTTGAGTCTGCAGGCAGGTATGTTTGCCTTTGTTTAATTTTAGTTGGAAGAAAATTTTGTATATCGTTACTGATTTTTCTCAGACTACAAGTCTGTAACGCATGTACAGAAGATTGAGAACGTATTAGGAAGATGTAAGGAGAAGAGAAGGGAACGCAATTGTTAATTAGCGATAGTATATAAATTTTCGTAGTAAGATAGAAAAACATACTATCACTGAaacatttgtattgttttaATACAAGAAGATTGAAATTTAAAAGGAATACATATGTGAAAAACTCCCAAAACACCCCGAATTAGGTAATAAATCATCCTTCCATAAAGGAAAACCCTTGATAAACCCCAGCTACAACTCCAGTACCACCAAACTAACAACACCATGTTCCAAATTCAATCACTGAAACACAAAATCAGCCTCATATAGAGCTTTAAACTTGGTGGATTCCCAGATGTATGGACGGTGTCCATTTCTTAGAATGACGATTGGGAATGCATGGAGAGGGAAATCCAGGGCTTTTTCCgaattttagtttttgttaGTGTAGAAGTCATAATTTGAAGATAGGAAACGGGTTGGAAAAAGGTAAAggatcctattcctaatacatACATACAGTGCTGAACAAACTAGTGGCCAACTTATCCGAGGTAGGGTTTCCTGAAGATAATGGAAGttgaattattttttctttatccACATAGTAACAGATTCTGTGTGTTAGATTAATAAGGATAGGATTTTGACATAAAATGATCCAAAATCATCTATCTTAGCATAAAAACACCATTGTGAGACTTAAGCCCTTAGCATGGTGCCTTAAGATTTGTTACTAGGCACACAAATTTTTATGTTAGATTATCTAGGGATTGCTTGAGTAATGTAATTGATGCATTTTTTACTCCCATAgtaatattttctttttcttttgaggggAAGAGAAGGGGAATTAAGTAAGAGGAATGTAGGGTTTCAAAAGTCCCTGTGCAGCTCAATAGCTTTGCATTACCAATTTGTTTATGTGTACTCTTTGTTTTATATCCAGAAAAAGGGTTCTGAAGGTAAGAATTAAAACTGGAGTGGCAATGAAGGGAGTGCCCATCTGCAGACTGTCATATTACCAGATTAATCCTACCACAGTTTTTGATAGTTATTGTCATCAAACCAATGGATGACTGATGCATAAATTTCTCTAAATATATCATCAATAGTTCCGCAGAATACAACATCAGTATTGAGAATAACTAATTGATTAGAAATAGTTGGCCGGGGTTTTACCTGCTAAAGCCTTAATCCCTATGCATCACCGGCATCCTCCTCCCTGCGCATGCATTATCCCGGCTCTGTTGTGTTTCGCCCATTGGAGGCTTGAATGGTAGGGCTCCGTGGTTTTGATGTGGCCTGCAAATGCTTTTTTCCAGTTCCCAGAGCCATCTCTGGCACTCTGCTAATAATAGCAAAACCTGCAAACATAAATTTATGACACTAATTAGCATTTACTGATACATAACTTATGCCAAGGTACTTAATTACAATTGAACATGTTATTCTTGTACAATTCTGTATCTATATGTTAGTACTTGGAAAGTTGTATTCATGCTAGCTACAAAAGCACAAGTGCTGAGAGGAGCTTTATCATCATGTTGTGCTCGCAAGATGTTCCGTGTTGGTTATTGAATCTTAAAAAGCTTAGTTAGCAATTTATCTATACCTGATCCTGACCCTATACAATGAATATAAGTAAACAGATTTGCATTTATTCGCCATAAGCTTCCTTTTCTTGTATTTGTTCAAATCGATTGCAGGGGGCATAtaacttgtttttatttcccATGATTATGAAACAAGTGTAGATCTCTCTTTGTCTTGGAAGGAAAGTCTTAAACTTGTTATTCAGCCCTCTTTCTACAATGTATAATCTAACCTACTATTCTTCATTCTCGAAAGATAGCTGGTATACTGTGTTCTTTAATCTTTATCTTCACACTAGACGACTTATGTTTAGGCGTTTAGCTGCATATTATAGGACTTTCCTTCCAGCTTCTCTTTAGCATTAGGTCTAAATCTTTCCCCTCCTCGTCCTCTCTTTAAAACTCTTACGTTCTGTCTCTGGACATGTGTGCATAAATCTCTCTTTTATCCCTTCCTTCATGTGCTCTTTTGGGCTTGCTCCTTCTAATACCAGCTCTTAAATGGTTTTGACAGAAATGAATCAAATAACTATCTCATGGGCGGTCATGGGCCTCACTCTTGACTgtataattttcaattttggtTTCTAAAAATTGAGACCTCGAACTTCCTAGTTATATAAGCAGGCGATTAATGATCATAAATCCTTCTAGAAGAGACCAAATCCATATTCCAACGGCTATTGATGAATCTCTCTGCCTACTATGGAGTCTGTGGCTGCTGAAAGTTTTTTACAGTATCCCAGGGTAGATTTGTAAAGGTAGTTGTTAACCCTCCGAGAACAGTATAGTAGCATATAAAGAATTAACGAATTTTGTCAAAAGGAAATCCAAGATAATAAAAACCCAAATCACCATTACTATCTGTCTCCCCTAAACCCCCTTCTCTTCTTCCTCTGTACTTAAGAAGAACTGACGAAGTGCTGCTCCATTCCTCTTGATTTTCGATATGGAATCACATGTAAAATCTTAAAACAAACAGGCTGCAAAATTGAGCTActaaatcaaaaatattcagcTCAACAATACTTGCAGGGAACAGCCAAAACATGAGGTTGCTGCATGTAGTATACTGAACTAGGATCCGACACTTTCGAAGTTGCCATGACTTTTACAGCACCCTGGAGTGTGACATCGTTAGTCGAAGCACAAGTGTTTTGCATCTCAACATACTGCTGCATATTTTTTTCTCCAAGCCATTCTTCTGTTTTCAGCCAGCTTTTTTGGCAGCCTATTGAGATTCAATCAAGAATCAACAACATTACAGACATCATATTCACCAAAATTAATACTTCCTACTAAATTTACCAATTATGACCAGACAAATGACAATTCACATGCAATTTTAAACAGGTTTATCAGCAAACATTCACAGCTTTATTCAAAGCAAAAGGATTTATTTTGAAGATTCTCAACTACTTAGTCATCAACTTAAACATCTAACGAACCAATGAGGTTTTGACCTAGAGATTGACTTAGGGTCTGTCTATAACAGGTTTCAAGTTCGAATCACCCTTCCctattttataatttatattgtaCTTGATCAGTATTTACCTAATTCTCTAATCACCCCACGAATCGCGAACCGAAAAAACGAATTATAACATAAAAATGGTACAATTTTGGTCTAATTTAGCAAATTAGGTAGCAAATTGCGTACCCGTACCCATTCTCGTACTAGCGAACCAGGTAACAGTGTACTTGACACTCATtggcacccaaaaaaaaaaacttaaacatCTACTCATATTTGCAAATTAGTATACAACCCCATGAAGCCTATTTGATTAGAAAAATGGTATAGTGGCCCAAAGCACGGAGCATATTAAGCATTTAAGCTATTTATACGGTAATACCGGTGAAAGCCTGATTTTGTGGTGAATTGCTTAACTAAGTGCTTCATGTATTTACTTAACTAAGTGCTTCGAGGAGAGGAAATGCGGAGACTAAGAGAATTATATAAAATTGCAAAAAGTGCAGAACCCTTTAACATTTGGTAAAATTTTCGAATATTAAAACCCAGATTTAGTGCTATTACGAAAAGTCGAAAACCCTGATTTGGGAAAACTCAAACCCAATTAATTGATTAAGAGtactaccaaaaaaaaaaaaaaaagaggagagagactaaCGGGGGTGGTAGAATGGTAAGCAAGGACGGAAACGACGCCGTTGCCATGGAGGGAGGCAGCTCGGAAAATGGAGTGGGAATGGTGATCGTAATCGGAGGCCCGCGACTGATAAGAATAAAACCAAGAGCCTTCATCTTCAAATGTTGATCTGGTTGAAGTTGATAATCTCCGTAGTTTTTGATTTGGAGCTTAATCTGGCTATCCGCCATTGCCACATTGAGTATGAACCTCAAGTCCTCATCATTCTCTCACTTGATAATTGTTTGCTACGGCTACTTCTCCCTAAAACCGCAACCAAAACCTTTGGCACTTCCAAACTCTTTTTGGTTGTGTGACTAAACTATAGTCAAACAGGTTGCACGAGTACAATTTGAGTATGACCCGTCTCAATTTTTTGAAGGCGAACTGGCCACAACAACACCAATTGTGACTTGGATAGTTGGGTGTAAAAATTGTTGTATGTTAAGCCGGCCCGAGGCCCGCCCGGATCTGGCACGAAAAACTCGATCCGGCACAGACACGAAAAAAAGCACAGTTCGAGAAGAGCGTGGGCCAAAGTTGGAGcataattttttggaaaagtaCGGCACGACAAAACAccaaaatttagtaaaattaggttTAGGCACGACGATTCGTGGGCCTAGgccctattttaaaattttggacCTGGCACGACCAGACTTGTTGAAGAGTAGGCTTTGTGTGGGCGGGCCCATGGGCTCGGCTCTAAGCCAGACCCGCCTCACAACCATCTTTAGTTGGGTGCATCCAACGACACGAGTGCacgactttttttttctttttcttttttgcaggGGGTGAACTATATTTTTATTCTAGtttcttttttaataatccGTATGAGTTATAAATTGTATGGTTAATCATTTGACTGAAGCTTTCTAttgcaaaataaaaacaatatacggagtatatagtaagttaataatataataacaaaATTTAAGTGGTTCTAAATTTCCCCAATTTATTTTAacagttttgaaattttattttgaaatagtCAAAGATTATGTTTTTGTTATTTAAGTTTCCTTTATCAATTTTAGATTGACTTAAACACTTCACCTTTTAATTACAGAGGGTTTTCATAAgttgtgagtttttttttttttttttaatatattgaaTTTCCTTTTTAACCGGCATGAGAGGTGAGAATTGAGTATTTAGATGTCTCACGAGTCACATTCACCAACACTCTTTAATAATATAAACTATTGTGTGCCCGTGCTAATGCACTGGATATGTATAAACGTATAAAGTTGATAAAGAAATATAAACAATCACAATGTTTACTTATAGACATCAAATTGGACATGATCTGAATACCATGTGTTGGACTTGTAGTACATTTAGTACCCGAAATACGGACTAATCAGTAACATTAATATTCAATAAAAATCATGATGATCAACAAATGGATGTAGCAAAAATGACTGAATGTTTAAATCTGCAGATGTCTTGTTGCAAATAATAAGTAAAAATTTCATCTCTGACTTCTTTCTCCATTCTCTACATACATGGTTTAAGCAAACGGTCGACTTAATTAGACGCTAATTTAAATTTTACTTGAAATATATGTCGTGTCTAATTATgcataaaatataattattagtTCGTTCTGTGATAACAACACCATCAAATTCATCTGTATACTATAAACATACATGTACATGTGATGCAAAGTCTTTAATATTTAACCAGAGATCGAGCCGATAGTTAATATTAACAACATGTCTGAATAGTAATAGAAATTGTAGCATTTTGGATATCCTCATTGGACTTTGTTAGGTTGGATAACTTCATTCGTGTGTTTGTTGATATTTGTTTCGATGTTCCAACCACAAAATTGTTATTCTCAAAGGCAAGTTCAACAATTAAGGGGAGTCATGGAAGAGCCTATTACCATTTCGTCTATAGATTTTTTCAGTTTGTTTTGTAATATGTATAATGGTCTATAAAGATCTAGTGTTTTTTTAGTTTACTTCGCAAAATgtaaacctttttttttatgtaaATTTCAACCTCTAGCCCAAATTAGTTGTACACCTCAAGGATACAAATGTTGAACTACATTTTTTAATAACGGATAAATTCAGTCGCACCCTCTGAGTATGGAATAAATCAATGTTTGGGGGTAGATATGTGTATTAGCCAACACGTGTCAAAGACGCATGATGATGAAATATGAAACTATTTGAGAAAATTGAAAAATCTTCTAGCAGAAATTCTTACAGTAAGGAGTATAATTCTCTGCTATTTTGAGAGTTGAAACTACAATCTGAATCCCATTTGattatgtatgtatatatatatgttccATTGTTTTTTTTCAATTGATTGCATTACATTCAGGTTGGATTTTTCAATCgtagaattttaaaaaataaagtaatGAATGATGAAATATTTAGTTATTAGGCTCATCCTTGACATTCAACTAATGTTTAAACAACATTTGCTAGATGGACAGAGGTAAAATGACTGAACAAATTGCTCAAAAGAAGAGGGAAAAAGTTGTTGCAAGAAGAGGGAAGATGTTGCTGCAAAGAATAGAAAAAGAGCTGACGAAAATGAGAGGAAAGATGATAACAGACAGAAGCGAATCGCCGAGAAGAAGTATAAGAAGGAAGAATAATATGATATGCTGAATCGAGAGAGCAGAAGATAATCCGTCTGCTATGTTCAAGAGGAGTAATGtgattctttttttaaaaaaaaagtaattttgATTCAGCCTCGTCCAAAGTGACATCGACACTTCTGATTGATTTATATGTGTTTAATGTCTTCGAGTTTCCTGTAGAGAGGTTACATAGTGGGTAGATTTGTTTACGAAGTGTTATTAATTACTcgtaaataatattataaataagaaatatttttAATGAACTAATATTTTGTTACGATGtagtaaaattttgaatttgtataaaACACAATTAGTTCAAAgtgattaattaaatatattaataaaattcataaatttcctttaaatataaataactatactttaaaatattttaataaactttataaatttacgTGGGATTACATGCCGTCccttaataaactttataaatttacgTGGTTTTTggtcttttttcctttttttttggttaGATTAATGTATTAATTATGTGATAATTTTAATCCATGTTCATAACTCCTTCTGTATGTACTACactacttaaaaaaaaattaacaacttAATTAACCGGGTATCCTGTGACCCGACCCGGAATTATCGGGTACCCGATAAGCGGGTTCCCGGTTTTCCCGGGTCGGGTCATGGGCCGATGTTTTCACTACCCGCAAATGCGGGTACCCGCTACTTCGGGTACCCGATAAGCCGGGTACCCGCTAATGAACACCCCTAATAGTGCAATgtataatttgtaattttttccaTGTTAAGTGATTAATATCTTTCATATTAATATcaacatattattttttattcttgccATAATAAATGAACTCGTAATATTTCTTGtagtatactccgtatatttttctATAGTattgaaggaaacaaattagaaaatatataatagTTTTTAAAGCTTATTTTAATGGAGTAGatagtataaaataaaataaaaaagtcaAAGATACACCAAGAGATGATATGTGTCAATccagaaattaaaaaaatctgagaaaatacaaaataaaaccTACGCATTTGGCACTGATAAAAAAAAGTTATCAAAAATGATTTACCTAATAAAAATGATACTGTAAAAGTTTTGGTTTGCAATTATAAAATGATAATATTATTTTCTTACTCTCTAACTTCCTTGTGAAAAGCCAAAGAAAGATAAAGTAAACTGCTACTCATTTTATTAACACTTAATAAGATTTTCAACGAATTAGGGGTCCTTTCCAATTTGAGTTTATGTTCCGTGTCCCATTTTAGACCGGTGCAAAACCGGGCCTGTATACATTTTAACTTTATGTTAGAAATcctgaaaaaaatataaaaaatagggAGTATATATGAAAGATCAAAATAGTACTCCACTTATAAAATAGTAATCACTCACTATCACAATAGAGAAGTAGCTAACATTAATGGATGCACGTCTTGAAATTATAGAGCAAGTATTTGCCTATTTGGTCATGGAACTAAACTCTAAAGTCTAAAGCAAGTAAAACGAGCAATTTTAGCAAAATTGCAATGCCAAGTAATTTCCCAAACCCAAAAAGTCACAAATTCACATTGACAACTTCCATCTCTAAATTTCATACTCATCAACAACTCCTACCAACTTGGCTTCTTttttctccattttttttttttcatcattGAATTtctaaattacttttttttactaaaaacaaaacaaaatacgGAAGTAAAGAATTGTCAAATTAGGGTGTCTGCCGTCTCTTTTCCTTCCCTTCGTGGACTCCCAATACGCTCACATTTTCCCACTTTTACCCTTGACTCCATTTCCTACTTGCGAAACCTTCATGAACTTTCCTTCTTTTCTCCTCCCTCATTAAACTTTAAACCCCATTTCCCCTCCTTACACCCATAACAATTTACAACCACCATACCAACAACAAACAAATTCATTTGCcgattaataataaaaaatggaTCATGTTGATAAACAGAGAGGTTCTCAGGATTATGTTCCCCATGAATCCAAGGGATACGCGCTTAGCGGCAGGATAATGTTGAGCGCCATCGTCATCCTCTTCGCCGTCGTTGTTATTATGGTGTGTCTCCATGTCTATGCGCGTTGGTATATTTTACGAGCTCGCCGCCGTCAGATCCGTCGTGCGCGCCGTCGTACTCACCTTGTTTTCTACATCGAGCCTGATAACCCCACTGAGAATGCTCCTAACAGAACGCGCGGCCTTGACGCGGCGGTGCTGAAATCTTTGCCGACTTTTACGTTTGGTAAGGCGGGGGCGGTGGATGGAGGAGAGGGAGATGAGGAGGTGCTGGAATGCGCTGTTTGCTTGTCTGAATTTGAGGAGAAAGAAAAGGGGCGTTTATTGCCTAAATGTAACCACTCTTTCCATGTCGAGTGCATTGACATGTGGTTCCATTCTCACTCCACGTGTCCCCTCTGCCGCTCCCCGGTAGACGCCGGCGATCTTCCACCGTTGGTGGAGGCTCCGGCGGGTGAAGGCGAGGTGGTCATCGAGTTGGGCGAGTTGACTCAGAGTCAACCCGAAGAAGTATCCGAATTAAGCCAGGATGTGAGGCCGAGTCAAGGTGAATCCGCTGTGGCAGCAGGCTTTACTGCTCCTTCCTTATCATCGTCGCTGTCTTTTGCGGGGAGGAGAAAAGGGCTGGATTTGGCTGGGGTGTCAATTGAGGTTCCGAAGAGAAGCCACAGTTTTTGTTTCCCCGGGTCTAACTCGGACGAGTCAGGATCGAGTCGTTCGCCGTTTAAATCGCCAACGAGTCGAATGTTATCATTGAAGAGAATATTAAGCAGGGACAAAAGATCCCCACTCCCCTCGCCCTCCCCCTCGGGTGGCGGGCCGAGTAGTTACGAGTTGGATATCGAGTCAGGACGAGTTGAATCGTCGAGTCAAGCCTTAACCTAACAACAAGGTGATTGATTAACCAAAGATGTGTATATTCAACGAAGTCAAAGATTTATTTGTTGACTTTTGGACCACTAAAATGTCCGTTTTACTTGCTTGTTGTGAAACGGGGTTGGTGATGGGCCTGATGGCCGCAAATCAGATCAAAGGTGAAATGTAAATACTGTATATCACAGGGGTAAAGATGTCTTTTTCCAGCCGCCTCTTACCCTAGGGAGCAGGGATGGGGTCTCTTTTTAGACATTGAGGATAATTTTGATGTTGATATTAGTTCACTCAATGTAAATGTTTCTGATTTTGCTTTTGAAACATTCTTAGAACTTGATGTTTGTAAACCAATAGTCaaacatatttccttcatttattgGGGAGAACAGAAATACTAAAGGATAAAGAGATTTCCTTCATTATTTTTGGGAGTTGCaagatgaaattgaagaaaaattgcatattttctcaaataaaaGAAGCAATGCTCCAAGCTCTTGATCAAAACACCCAGCTTTCTGGGACGAAGCTGAAGTCAAACTTATTATTTGTATCTGTTATTAGTTTTAGTGTTTTGATGCCTGTGTACAGGTACTTAGAATGTAGTCAGGGGAGAGGAATTGTAAAGCGAGAAAAGAAGCTGAAATGTGAtgttatattaataaaatttatccaCATGATCAGAAAAATGACAGGCAATTTTGTATTTCTTTTTATGTTTGTATTCTTGGGCATCAAATTCATGACCTTGTGTAATAAATCACTTTTCAAGTGATTTTGATTGATGGTGTTCATCTATCTCAATACCCATAAGAAGAGAAGTGGATCAAAGAATTGTGTCAAATGTATGGTTTGCAGTCCCTATTTTCTTCAATCATTATGATATTGATTTGAATATGCATGTATTTAACTTTCAGGTTATTAGGAGTGTGAGTCAATCGTCTGCTGGGACTAGCCGAACTGAACAAAGTATCCCACAACTCCACAAGGCTTATTGCAAAGCATTTCATCTACATTGAGGTAATCTTTTTATTTTgccaattatgtttgaccaaaATTCTCTAACAATATGTTCATGCACGGTCCCTTACTTATTTCAAGCACGAGCCGCTAGTGTGATTTGTGGGCTGCACAACCTTATATGCGCCCGACTCTAATACTTAATTGAGAGGGTAGTAGTGTAGTACTAGGGGGGAGGAATTGAAATGATTTAGTGTGACATTATTTGCAATGAAGTttaacaatcaacaacaaattcaaaaaACAACAATAAAGAAATTGTTTGGGCTCACAATTGACATTCAATTGGGccattaagtccaaagcccaatggttCAAAACAGCAACATCAAACCTGCCACAAACCAacatggctattcagccatccactaaggcccaaggcccaatagcaataaatgacctatgggcatttattatgcaaacactataaataggccgtcaaggctcacacctcaaggtacgtccaatttatcgccttaagactactcttctagagaacttctctctagaatccgagcatcgttcttacttaggcatcggaggggcttttctcggaaacacccccgaggctagtgattttactcttgtgcaggtgaattcggactcgactcattcaagcaagcaagatcttcgacacacacgaaagggccttcattcgaagcccattgtttccacctttacaacaccggaacagaaATTAAAACAAAAGTGGAGACGATGTTATGGAAAAGCCGAAAACTAAGAGTAAAACTCACCCTATGCACTAATATGATGAATGAAGATTATAAGAGCATCCTACTTCTAACTGGTTGATTATGTGTATATCTCATAAAAATAGAGTACACCAACTCAACAAATACATATGTGATGTAGCTAAAGAGTTAATCTAACGCTCCACAATAAGCCAtgtaactagccttgaaaagtTGGCAGAGAAAATAGGCGGCAACCATCAACTGATTACTGATATATTTATATGAACAAAATTTCTTTCGCACTTCTTTGCTGCCTCTTTAATTAGCCAAATGAAAACCTAAGCTTCTCGAAGAACGTAACCAATCATCGGATCACAACAATAAGGGGAGTAATCAGTTTCTCATTAATAATGACAATTACTTGTACATGAGTGGGTCTACCCACAACAAAAGGGACTATCGTATTAAAAAATCAAATCAGACAAAGAGAACATAAACCTAGTCATTTAGACCGTTTTCAGTTGTTTAATCTGTTTTGGTTTGGGCAAATTTACAGGGGTCGAATGAAGCCCATTAAGATTTAAGACACACATGCCCCATATAGCTGAAAACCGACCCGTACCCTGTTACCCGAGTAATCGAGAGAAAAATtgatacggagggagtagtacttCATAAGGACTCAATTTTGAAAACAGTATGAAATTCAATAGCTGGGAAATTCGGCAAATTCCTCAAGATGCAGGTATCCCCCTCTCTCAATCTTTAATCTTGTTGattattttgattaactttcaTTCTTTTGTGTGTTGATTATCTTCTCTACAAATCAATCGCTAAATTAGTCATCCCGATTGAAAGGAGAATTTCATGTTACAGTAACCCTAATTTTTACTTGTTT
This sequence is a window from Spinacia oleracea cultivar Varoflay chromosome 1, BTI_SOV_V1, whole genome shotgun sequence. Protein-coding genes within it:
- the LOC110789538 gene encoding RING-H2 finger protein ATL2-like, with amino-acid sequence MDHVDKQRGSQDYVPHESKGYALSGRIMLSAIVILFAVVVIMVCLHVYARWYILRARRRQIRRARRRTHLVFYIEPDNPTENAPNRTRGLDAAVLKSLPTFTFGKAGAVDGGEGDEEVLECAVCLSEFEEKEKGRLLPKCNHSFHVECIDMWFHSHSTCPLCRSPVDAGDLPPLVEAPAGEGEVVIELGELTQSQPEEVSELSQDVRPSQGESAVAAGFTAPSLSSSLSFAGRRKGLDLAGVSIEVPKRSHSFCFPGSNSDESGSSRSPFKSPTSRMLSLKRILSRDKRSPLPSPSPSGGGPSSYELDIESGRVESSSQALT